From Haloglomus litoreum, the proteins below share one genomic window:
- a CDS encoding phosphoribosylaminoimidazolesuccinocarboxamide synthase, protein MTSVKEFVIEEAATPDAVGRGRFAFTDDYSVFDWGKMPDPIPGKGASLCAMGAANFELLEAEGVPTHYRGVVSGASKTPRANGEAVSSDGEVVALDEAADPPREMAIDLSRVPDLPHEGRTYDYDAFHAEAGENYVVPLEIVFRNTVPVGSSLRGRADPADFGLDIDDWPEEAVDLPEAVVEFSTKFEESDRYLSQDEADRIAGAADIEELEETARTVNRLVTERAADAGLKHEDGKIECIYVDGEVRVADVVGTFDENRFSYDGQQVSKEVVRQYHRREQPEWVAAVDEAKARAKAEDVADWRDLCERDPEPLPENVVQAMSDLYCGGANAYLGRDLFDAPSLAEAVERVRDL, encoded by the coding sequence ATGACCAGCGTCAAGGAGTTCGTCATCGAGGAGGCCGCGACGCCCGATGCCGTCGGCCGCGGCCGGTTCGCCTTCACCGACGACTACTCCGTCTTCGACTGGGGGAAGATGCCCGACCCCATCCCCGGCAAGGGGGCCTCGCTCTGTGCGATGGGCGCCGCCAACTTCGAACTGCTCGAGGCCGAGGGCGTCCCGACCCACTACCGCGGGGTCGTCAGCGGGGCGTCGAAGACGCCCCGGGCGAACGGCGAAGCCGTGAGCAGCGACGGCGAGGTCGTCGCGCTCGATGAGGCCGCCGACCCCCCGCGCGAGATGGCAATCGACCTCTCCCGTGTGCCGGACCTCCCGCACGAGGGTCGCACCTACGACTACGACGCGTTCCACGCAGAGGCCGGCGAGAACTACGTCGTCCCGCTGGAGATCGTCTTCCGGAACACCGTCCCGGTCGGCTCCTCGCTCCGGGGACGCGCCGACCCCGCCGACTTCGGCCTCGACATCGACGACTGGCCCGAGGAGGCCGTCGATCTGCCCGAGGCCGTGGTCGAGTTCTCGACGAAGTTCGAGGAGTCCGACCGCTACCTCTCGCAGGACGAAGCCGACCGCATCGCCGGCGCCGCCGACATCGAGGAGCTGGAGGAGACCGCCCGCACGGTCAACCGCCTCGTCACCGAGCGCGCCGCCGACGCGGGGCTGAAACACGAGGACGGCAAGATCGAGTGCATCTACGTCGACGGCGAGGTCCGCGTCGCCGACGTGGTCGGCACGTTCGACGAGAACCGCTTCTCCTACGACGGCCAGCAGGTCTCGAAGGAGGTCGTCCGCCAGTACCACAGGCGCGAACAGCCCGAGTGGGTCGCGGCCGTCGACGAGGCCAAAGCACGCGCGAAGGCCGAGGACGTGGCCGACTGGCGCGACCTCTGCGAGCGCGACCCCGAGCCGCTCCCCGAGAATGTCGTGCAGGCGATGAGCGACCTGTACTGCGGCGGCGCGAACGCCTACCTCGGTCGGGACCTGTTCGACGCGCCCTCGCTGGCCGAGGCGGTCGAGCGCGTGCGGGACCTGTAG